The Cellulomonas sp. S1-8 genomic sequence GCCTCGTCCCACGCCGACCCCGGAGGTCGTCCTGTCCGGACTCGCACGCCCGATCGACCCGGCGACCGCGACGCCCCTGCCCGCCGTCCGCCCTGCCGTCCCGGTGCGCCTGCGCACCCCGCTGGTGTGGCTGCTGTTCGTCGCGGTGCACGCCTGGCTGACGTACCTGGGCGTGAGCGGCGTGAGCGGGGCGTTCGGCGACGTCGACCTGTACCGGCGGTGGATGCGGCTGGGTCTGGAGCTGGGGCACTGGCCCGTGCTCGACGGCCCGTGGGTGTACCCGGTGGGGGCGCTGCTGCCGATGCTGCTGCCCGCGGTCGTGGGCGCGACGCCCGACGCCCCGTACGCCCTGGCGTGGTCCGGGCTGGTCGTGCTGCTCGACGCGGTCGCCGTCGCGTTCCTGCTGCGGCGCCCGTCGGGTCGCACGGCCGCCACGTGGTGGCTCGGCTTCCTGCTGCTGCTCGGGCCCGTCGCGGTCGGCCGGCTGGACGGCCTGGTCGCACCGTTGACGGTCGTCGCCCTGCTCGTCGCGCTCACCCATCCGCGCACGTCGGCGGCGCTCCTCACGGCGGGCACGTGGATCAAGGTCGCCCCGGCCGCCGCCGGGCTGCCGCTGCTGCTCGCGGCGCGCCGGCCCTGGCGGGACGTCGTCCTGCCGGGCCTGGCGGTGAGCGCGGCGGTCGTCGGGACGGTCGTCGCGCTGGGCGGCGGGGACCAGGTGGCGTCGTTCGTCCTGCAGCAGGAGGCGCGCGGGCTGCAGCTCGAGGCGGTCGCGGCGACGCCCTGGCTCGTCGCCGGGCTGGTCTCGTCCGAGATCCGGCGGACCTTCCACCGGCAGCTCGTGACGTTCGAGATCCACGGCCCGGGCACGCAGGGGACGGCCGACGCGCTCGGGGTGGTGCTGCTGCTCACGGTGCTGGCCGCCGCGGCGCTGCTGTGGTGGTGCCGGCGGCGCGACGGGGCCCGGTTCTGGTCGGACGACGTGCTGCGCGGGGACTTCGTCGTGCGCGGCGCGTTCCTGCTCTCGCTCGTGCTCATCGTCGCGAACAAGGTGGGCAGCCCGCAGTACATCGCGTGGCTCGCGCCGCCCGTCGCCGTCGCGCTCGCGCTGGGCCGGCCCTGGTGGCGCCGCACGGCCGTCGCGCTGCTGGTGGTCGCCGCCGCCACGCAGTGGGTCTTCCCGTGGTGGTACGCCGACGTCATCCACGGGCTGGCGTTCACGACGCTCGTCCTCGCGGCCCGCAACGTCGCGCTCGTCGCGCTGCTCGTCGTGGCCGTCGCCCACCTGGTGCGACCGCCGGAGCCTGCGGGCAGCACCGCGTAGGACGACCGGGGCCGGGTGCGACGTGCGCGCCCGGCCCCGGTGCTGTTCCTGCCCTGCGACTCAGGCGCCGTGCGCCGCGAGCCACGCCAGCAGGTAGGCGCGCGAGCTGCCGTCGTCGACCGACGTGTCGGGCAGGGCGAGCGCGTCCTCCCAGGCGGCCGTGGCCTCCTCGGGGCCGGCCAGGGCCCGGTACATCAGCAGGTAGTCCCCGAACATCACGTCCGGCCCGCCGGGCGACGCCTCCTCGACGGCCGCGAGGATCGTCTCGGCGTCGACGTCCACCGCCAGGTAGTCCGAGATCGGCCCCATGGGGATCAGCAGGATGCCGAGCATGGCGCTCGGCTCCGCGCTGAACCAGGTGGCGTAGTCGCGCTTGCCGCCCCAGTTGAGGGCGACGACGCGGTGCTCGAACCCGTCCATGACGGGGTCCTCGAGGTCCGGGTCCGTCCAGTAGTCGCGCGCGGACGCGGCCTCGGTCGAGGCGAGCCACGTCGCCTGCGTCAGCAGGTCGTCCTGGCCGGACACCTGCGCCCACAGCCCGATGCCGTTCCAGGCGTTGACGGCCTCCGACGCGGACTCCTGGTTGTTGCCGTCGGCGAACGGCGACGTGCCCGACGCCCACGCGTGACCCGCGTACGGGTCGAACGTGCGCAGCTGCGGCAGCGCGTCGGACGGCTGCGCCGCGGCGATGTCTGCGGCGAGCACGTCCATCACCGGTCGCAGGTCCTCGACGAGGTCCGCGTCGGCCGCGCCGAGCAGGCCGGCGGCGGACAGCAGGTAGCCGTAGTGGAAGTGGTGGTCGTTGAGCTCCTCCGAGCCGAACGACGGAGTGCGGCCGATGACGGACCGCGCGGCCTCGTCGTAGACGAAGCAGCGGGCGGGCCGCGCGTCGCAGCCCTCCGGCTCGGCCCACTCGCGCAGCGAGTCGGCGACGCGCACGCGCAGGTCGGCCACGACGTCGTCGGCGCCGAGCTGCTCCCCCAGGACGACGAGGGTCGCCGCCCGGTACAGGTGCTTGCCGCCGAAGTACGTGTCGGACGCGAACGCCTCGGTGTCCGCGACGTCCTGCTCGAGCTGCGCGACGATCGCGTCGCTCCGCTCGGGCGTGATGCCCTCGAGGTCGAGGGCGCCGGTGGGCTGCAGGGTCGGGGCGTAGGACGTGAGCGTCGACCCGGCGCACAGCTCGAGCGTGCCGTGGACGCTGCGGTACGTGCCGAGCCCGCACCCCTCACGCTCCGGCTGCGTGCCGGTGGTGTGGTGGTGCATGAGCACGTAGGCGCTGGGCGTCGAGCCCGCGGTGCGGTACGTGAGCGTCGTGCGCGCCACGTCCGCGTCGACGCCGTAGGTGACGTCGACGCCGACCACGGGGTCCACGGCCGCGGCCGCGAGGACCGCTGCGGCGTCGTCGGACGCGTCGTCGGGCAGCGCGTACCAGCCGGCGGTGGCACCGGCGGGCAGCGCGAGCGTGCCGCCCTCGAGCGTGCCGGCGGACGTCGCGAGGCCCCACGTGGTGCCGTCGACCTCGGTGGTCGCGACGCCGTCGGTGAGCGTGGTGAAGCCGTCGGTCGTGACGTCGACGTCGGTCGCTGCGGTGAACGACACGAACGGCGAGCCGGCCGCGACCGTGACGTCGCCGAGCGTCGCGCCGGACGCGTCGAGCAGGCGCGTGGTCACCGCGACCGGGTCGGCGGCGACGACCTGCGCGGACGCGGCGCCCACGTCGACCGTCACGGCCGGCACGTGCGGCCCGACGACGGCCTTGGCGCTCGTCACCGGGTCCGGCAGACCGATCGTGAACCCGCTGGTGGTGAGCGCGAACGACTGCGGCAACGGGAACACCGGCAGCAGCTCGTCACCGAAGAGGAGGCCCGAGTACCAGCGGTTCGACTGCGGGACGACCCCGTCGGCCAGGCGGACCGGGTCGATCTTCGCGTCGGGCGCCTGCGTGAGCGCGCCGGTGAGCGCGGCCGCGTCGACGTCCGGGGGCGTGGCGTCCTCGGGGCCGCCGGCGACCGGGGCCGCCGGGGCACCGCCGCCCGGGGCGCCCGCGGCCGGCGCGACCGGGTCGCCCGCCCAGGGGCGGACGACGAGCAGCACGACCGCGGCCAGCACGGCGACGGCCACCAGCACGAGCACGAGGCGCGTGCGGCGGGGACGGGACTGGTCCGCCGTCGCCGCCGTCACTCGCCGAACCCGTCGACGTAGCTGCGGACGCTCTCCGCGACGTTCGTCACGAGGCCGTCGTTCGTCAGCGCGATCTGCGCGACGACCGGGGTCCCGGCGGAGACGAGGCCGTTGTCGGCGCCGTCGACCAGCTCGGTGCTCGAGATGCGGACCACCGCCTGCGCCTGCCCGTCGACCGTCGTGACCTCGACCTGCTCGACGCGACCCGCGAGGGTCGACTCGTTGGGCAGCGTGATGGTCACGTCCGCGCCGTCCGGGAGACGGGCGTACTCCTTGGCGGTGAGCGTGTACTCGCCCTGCACGTGCAGCATGCCCTCGCGCTGGACGGTCGCCAGGGTCGAGGCCGGCGGGACGAAGGTGCCCCGCTCCGCCGCGACCTCGGTGAGGCGCCCGGCGCCGCTCGCGAGCACGACCAGCCGGCCCTGCTCGTCGAGCGCCGTGAACTCCGGCGGGTCGGACACCAGGCCGTTGGCCAGGTCGTAGGTGAGGCTCGCGGAGTCGATCACGAACAGCGGGTCGCCCTCGGCGACGTCGTCGCCGACGTCGGCGAGCTGGTCGGCGACCAGGCCCGCGTAGGGGGTCCCGACGGCGTACGTCTGGGCGAGGATCTGCGCGGAGCTGCTGGTCGCGAGACCGCGCGAGTCGTTGAGGTGGAGCGTCGCCAGGGCGGCGACGACGAGCACGACGAGCGTGCCCGCGAAGAGACGGATGCGGCTGGACCACGTCATGAGGTCACCTCCCGATCGGGGCGTGCGGAGTAGGCGGAGTGTGCGGGTGCGGCGGGTGCGGGTGCGGCGGGTGCGGGTGCGGAGTGCGCGGGCGCGGACGACGAGGTGGTGGCCCGTCCGGACGGTGCGAGGGCGAGGGCCGCCGCGTCGTCCTCGAGGTCGGCGACGGCGCGCTGCCGGCTGCCCTCCGCCCGCTTGCGGGCGCGGACCTCGGCCCGCTCCTGGACCCGGAGCTCGGTGCGCGCGCGGCGCCCCTCGCGCCACGCGGTGATGATGAACCCGCCGAGGATCAGGGTGTTGGTGGCGTTCCAGGCGAGCGCCAGGGTGACGACGCCCGAGGTCTGCGTCTTCCACAGCGCGACCACGGTGGTCACGAGCAGGAACTGGAAGACCAGCACCTGCGGCAGCATGAACGCGAACGGCGAGCGGTACGCGCCCTTCTTCCCCGTCACGTGCCACGCCTGCTCGCGGCGCAGGACCGCGTTGATGAGCGCACGCACGTAGATCGGGAACGACACCGACGCGAGCAGCAGCACCTCCCACCGGAACGACCCGAGCGTGTAGAACGCCAGGAGGATCTGCAGGACGTAGAAGCTGGAGTAGTACAGCGCCCACGTCAGCGGCGTCGTCGTCAGGTCCATCGGCGAGAGGTCGAAGTAGATGTCCAGCGGCGGGACCAGCAGCAGGAGCAGCGGGGCGATGCCCGTGAGGTAGTGCGTGGCCGTCACCAGGTACGCGATGCGCTGGTCCATGGTCAGCGTGCGCTTCCGCGAGAGCGGGTTGTGGGTGAGCATGATCTCGAAGCCACCGGTCGCCCAGCGCAGCTGCTGCTTGGTGTACGCCTCGACGGTCTCGGGGGTGTCCCCGATCGCCAGCGTCATCGGGATGTAGACGGTGCGCCAGCCGCTCTCGTGCAGCATCAGCGACGTCCACACGTCCTCCGACTTGGAGTCCGTGTAGATCCCACCGATCGAGTCGATGGCCTGGCGACGGTAGATGACGTTCGTGCCGACGCAGAACGCGGCGTTGAACCGGTTCCGGCCCGGCTGCACGTACTGGTAGAACATCGCCTGCATGTACCCCGCGCCGCGGCTGATGACGTTGTCGTAGTTGCCGTACGTCTGGGGCGTCTGGACGAACGCGACGTCCTGCCCGGCGAAGAACGGCACGGTCTCGTGCAGGAACCCGGGCAGCGGCACGAAGTCCGCGTCGAGCACCATGAAGTACTCGCCCGAGGCCAGCGTCAGCGCGTGGTTGATGTTGCCGGCCTTGGCGCCGCCGCTGGACAGGCGGCGCACGTAGCGCGCGCCCAGCTCGGCGGCCAGGTCGCGGACGTCGTCCGAGCGGCCGTCGTCGAGCACCCAGGTCTGGTGGCGGCCCTGGATCCGCAGCGCGGCGCTCACCGTGCGGCGGATCGTCCCCAGGTCCTCGCCGTACGTCGTGATGAAGACGTCGGGCGTGACGGGACGGTCGTCGAGGTACATCTGCCAGCGCCACGGCTCGTCCTCGGCACCGTCGCGCAGGATCTCGGTCAGGTCGTACAGCCGCTCCTGGGCGTGGTGGAACGCGAAGCCGCGGGGGTCGGACCCGGACGACAGCACCGTCCACATCGCCAGCAGCGCGTGCGCCACCAGGATCGTCTCGGCCGTGATGACCAGCGCGTACGGCAGCCAGTCCCCGCGGTTCGCGGGGTTCAGCAGGAAGGCGGCGTACACGAGGATGCCGGCTGCGGCGAGGAGCACCAGCAGCATCAGCGAGGGGCTCTGCGAGGCCTCGCCCTCGGTCCGGCGCGTGCTGCGCGGCCTGCTGCGGGTGTCGTCGGTCTGTCGTGGTTCGAGGATCAGTCGGTCAAGGGTTGTGGCCACAGTCGCTCCCCAGGGTGCGTCGGCGTCGGCTCGACGGCGACCCCGGGATCGGGGCCGACATCGCGTTTCACGACGGCCTCGTTGGCGCCTGGTACACGGAGGGGCTGGTGGCCGGAAGGTCCGGGCCGGGACGTGCGTGCATCCCTCGTGGATGTCTTCGACGGTAAGAGCGGAGGGTGCAGACCGCGACCCGAGGCGTGCTGCGCACGCCTCTGAGGGACGTCGTCACCCACCCACGCCCCCCGCCCGCATGCGGGGCGCAGGACCCCCATCGGGGCCCCCACCTGCGCGGCGACCCGCGCCCGGCACCGGCCCGAGGGCGCATGCGGCGCAAACCGTGCCGTACGTCACGAAAGCAGCTCCGCGACGTACGTCCGGACCTTCTCGGCGACGGTCGTCACGACGCCGTCGTTGGTCAGGGCGATCTGCGCGACCACCGGGGTCCCCGCGGACACCAGGCCGTTGGCCGCCCCGTCGACGAGGCTGTCACCGGCGATGCGGACCACCGCCTGCGCCTGGCCGTTGACCGTCGTGACCTCCACGCGCTCGACCGTGCCGGACAGGGCGGCGTCGTTGGGCAGCGTGATCGTGACGTCGGCGCCGTCGGCCACCCGCGCGTACTCCTTGGCCGTCAGCGTGTACTCGGCCTGGACGTACAGGGTCCCGACGCGCTGCACGGTCGCCAGGGTCGCGGACCCGGGCACGAAGGTGCCCCGCTCGGCCGCGACCTGCGTGAGGCGCCCGGCGCCGCTCGCGAGGACGACCAGCCGGCCCTGGTCGTCGACCGTGGTGAACTCGGGCGGCTCCGAGACCAGGCCGTTCGCCAGGTCGTAGGTCAGTCCCGCGGAGTCGATGACGAACAGCGGCTCGCCCTCGACGACGACGTCGCCCACGTCGACGAGCTGGTCGGCGACCAGACCCGAGTACGGGGTCCCGACGGCGTACGTCTGGGCGAGGATCTGCGCGGAGTCGCTGGTGGCGCGACCGCGGGTGTCGTTGAGGTGGAAGGTCGCCAGGGCGGCGACGACGAGCACGAGGATCGTGCCCGCCAGCAGGCGGATGCGGCTGGCCCAGGTCATGAGGTGCCTCCGGTCAGCGGGGTGGACGTGTCGGTGGGGGCGGAGCGACGCGGACCGACCTGCTCGAGCTCGAGGAGCGCGGCGTCGGCCGCGAGGTCGGCCTCGGCACGGGCGTGGCTCTGCTCGGCCCGGCGCTGCGCGCGCTGCTCGGCGCGCGCCCTGCGCCCCTCGCGCCAGGCGGTGACGATGAAACCGCCGAGGATCAGCGTGTTGGTGGCGTTCCACGCCAGCGCGAGCGTGACGATCCCCGAGCTCTGCGTCTTCCACAGCGCGACGACCGTCGTCACGAGCAGGAACTGGAAGACCAGCACCTGCGGCAGCATGAACGCGAACGGCGAGCGGTAGGCGCCCTTGCGGCCGGTGACGTGCCAGGCCTGCTCACGCCGCAGCAGGGCGTTGACCAGGGCGCGGACGTAGATCGGGAACGACACCGACGCGAGCAGCAGCACCTCCCACCGGAACGACCCGAGCGTGTAGAACGCGAGCAGGATCTGCAGGACGTAGAAGCCCGCGTAGTACAGCGCCCACGTCAGCGGGGTGATCGTCAGGTCCATCGGGGACAGGTCGAAGTAGATCTCCAGCGGGGGCACCAGCAGGAGCAGCAGGGGCGCGATGCCCGTGAGGTAGTGCGTCGCGGTCACGACGTAGGCGATGCGCTGGTCCATCGTGAGGTTGCGCTTCCGCGACAGCGGGTTGTGGGTGAGCATGATCTCGAAGCCACCGGTCGCCCAGCGCAGCTGCTGCTTGGTGTACGCCTCGACGGTCTCGGGGGTGTCCCCGATGGCGAGCGTCGTGGGGATGTAGACCGTGCGCCAGCCGCTCTCGTGCAGCATCAGCGACGTCCACACGTCCTCCGACTTGGAGTCGGTGTAGATGCCTCCGACGGCGTCGAGCGCGGCCCGGCGGTAGATGACGTTGGTCCCCACGCAGAACGCGGCGTTGAACCGGTTCCGGCCCGGCTGCACGTAGCGGTAGAAGACGGCCTGCATGTAGCCCGCACCCCGGCTGATGACCGTGTCGTAGTTGCCGTACGTCTGCGGGGTCTGGACGAACGCGACGTCCGACCCCGCGAAGAACGGGACCGTCTCGTGCAGGAAGGCGGGCAGCGGGACGAAGTCCGCGTCGAGGACGACGACGTACTCGCCGCGCGTGAGGGACAGGGCGTGGTTGATGTTGCCGGCCTTGGCGCCGCCGCTGGACAGGCGGCGCACGTAGCGCGCGCCCAGCTCGGCGGCCAGGTCGCGGACGTCGTCCGAGCGGCCGTCGTCGAGCACCCACGTCTCGTGCTTGCCCTGGATCCGCAGCGCCGCACTCACGGTGCGCCGGATGGTCTCGAGGTCCTCGCCGTAGGTCGTGATGAAGACGTCGACGGTGACGGGACGGTCCTCGAGGTACATCTGCCAGCGCCACGGCTCGTCCTCGGCACCGTCGCGCAGGATCTCGGTCAGGTCGTACAACCGCTCCTGCGCGTGGTGGAACGCGAAGCCGCGGGGGTTCCACCCCGACGACAGGACCGTCCACATCGCCAGCAGCGCGTGCACCACCAGGATCGTCTCGGCCGTGATGACCAGCGCGTACGGCAGCCAGTCCCCGCGGTTCGCGGGATTGAGCAGGAACGCCGCGTAGACCACGACGCCGGCGGCCGCCAGCAGCACCAGCAGCATGAGCGACGGGCTCTGGGACGCCTCGTTCTCGGGCGACCGCATGCGGTGGGGCCGAGATCGGGCGTCGTCGGTCCGTCGCGGCTCGAGGATGAGTCGGTCGAAGGTCGTGGCCACGGTAGCCCCCCATGTCGTCGTCGGGTGCGACGACGACCCCTGGAAGCGAGGTCGGCGTCACGTTCGCGACGGCCCCGTTGGCGTCCGGTGCACGGGGGGCGACGGGCCGGAGAGGTCCGGACCTGCGGTGCTGTCGTCCCCGTGGATGTGCTCGACGTTAGGAGGCGATGCGCCGGGGTGTCACCGTGACGGAACCCACCAGATGCTCCCAAAATCGGTTCGACGGCCCACTGGAAACGTTCCCACCTGCGCCGATGTCCCCAGATGACGGGCGTGTGAACATTCCGCCGAGACCTGTTCGTCCCAGCATTCGGACATTTGCGCTCATTCGGCGCACCCCGAACGCCGACATCACCCGGATGGAGGATGGCGCTCGGGGCGATCGTCAGGGTGTGTTCAGGTGCGGGACGACCTGCTCGGCGACGAGCTGCAGGTGCTCGAGGTCCGCAAGGTCCAGCGTCTGGAGGTAGACGCGCTGCACGCCCTGCGCTGCCAACCACGTCAGCCGCTCGACCGCCTCGTCCGGCGTCCCCGCGATCCCGTGCTCCCGCAGCTCCGGCACCTCGCGCCCGATGGCCCGCGCCCGGCGCGCCAGCTCCGCCTCGTCGCGACCCACGCACAGCACGAGCGCGACGGACTGCACCAGCGTGCCCGGGTCCCGCCCGACCTCGACGCACGCCTCACGGATGCGCCCGATCCGGCCCGGCACCGACGCGATCTCGGGGAACGACTGGTTGTACTCGGCCCCGAACCGCGCGGCCAGGTTCGGGGTGCGCGTCGGGCCACCGCCGCCCACGATGACCGGCACGCCCGCGCGCGACGGGTCCAGCGGCGACCGCTGCACCGGCTTGGGCAGCGCCGGGGAGTCCGTCAACGTGTAGTGCTCCCCCGCGTGCTGGAACAGCTCCCCCACCGGCGTGCCCCACAGGCCCGTGACGATCTCGAGCTGCTCGGTCAGCAGGCCGAAGCGCTTGGCCGGGAACGGGATGCCGTACGCCGCGTGCTCCGCCGCGAACCACCCCGCGCCCAGCCCCAGCTCGACCCGCCCACCGGACATCTGGTCGACCTGCGCGACCTGGATCGCCAGCACGCCGGGGTGCCGGAACGTCGCCGACGACACCAGCGTGCCCAGCCGGATCCGGCTCGTCTCCCGGGCCAGCCCGGCGAGCGTCGTCCACGCGTCCGTCGGGCCGGGCAGCCCGTCCACGCCCATCGCGAGGTAGTGGTCAGAGCGGAAGAAGGCGTCGAAGCCGAGGTCCTCGGTCGCGCGCGCGACCGCGAGGACGTCGTCGTACGTGGCACCCTGCTGGGGCTCGGTGAAGATGCGCAGATCCATGCCCGTCAGCCTCGCACGCCGCTGCCCGGCGGGCGCGCACCCGGACGCGTCATCGCGCCGTGGGCAGCCGACCGGCGGTACGGTCGGCCGGTGCGCTGGTCGAAGCCCGGCCGGGGCCTGCGGGCCGTCCGGTGGTCGTCGCTGCTGCTCGTCGTCGGCTGCGGCGTGCTCACCCTCGTCTGCGTCGCCGCCGCCCTGCGCGGCCGACCCGTGGCCCTCGTCCCCGGGCTCGTCGCCGCCGCGATCGGCCTGCGCGAGGTGCGCCACCTGCGCCGTGCGGGGCGCACACCCTGACGGGTGATCGACCGGCGGGATCAACCCCCGCGCCACCGCTCGACATGCGCTCCGGCCCTGGTCTTGGGACGGTGGTCGCGTGCACGCCGCCACCCCGCTCACCGCCGCGCTGGAGGTCGCCGACT encodes the following:
- a CDS encoding HlyD family efflux transporter periplasmic adaptor subunit, giving the protein MTWASRIRLLAGTILVLVVAALATFHLNDTRGRATSDSAQILAQTYAVGTPYSGLVADQLVDVGDVVVEGEPLFVIDSAGLTYDLANGLVSEPPEFTTVDDQGRLVVLASGAGRLTQVAAERGTFVPGSATLATVQRVGTLYVQAEYTLTAKEYARVADGADVTITLPNDAALSGTVERVEVTTVNGQAQAVVRIAGDSLVDGAANGLVSAGTPVVAQIALTNDGVVTTVAEKVRTYVAELLS
- a CDS encoding LLM class F420-dependent oxidoreductase, with protein sequence MDLRIFTEPQQGATYDDVLAVARATEDLGFDAFFRSDHYLAMGVDGLPGPTDAWTTLAGLARETSRIRLGTLVSSATFRHPGVLAIQVAQVDQMSGGRVELGLGAGWFAAEHAAYGIPFPAKRFGLLTEQLEIVTGLWGTPVGELFQHAGEHYTLTDSPALPKPVQRSPLDPSRAGVPVIVGGGGPTRTPNLAARFGAEYNQSFPEIASVPGRIGRIREACVEVGRDPGTLVQSVALVLCVGRDEAELARRARAIGREVPELREHGIAGTPDEAVERLTWLAAQGVQRVYLQTLDLADLEHLQLVAEQVVPHLNTP
- a CDS encoding glycosyltransferase 87 family protein, which gives rise to MRLRTPLVWLLFVAVHAWLTYLGVSGVSGAFGDVDLYRRWMRLGLELGHWPVLDGPWVYPVGALLPMLLPAVVGATPDAPYALAWSGLVVLLDAVAVAFLLRRPSGRTAATWWLGFLLLLGPVAVGRLDGLVAPLTVVALLVALTHPRTSAALLTAGTWIKVAPAAAGLPLLLAARRPWRDVVLPGLAVSAAVVGTVVALGGGDQVASFVLQQEARGLQLEAVAATPWLVAGLVSSEIRRTFHRQLVTFEIHGPGTQGTADALGVVLLLTVLAAAALLWWCRRRDGARFWSDDVLRGDFVVRGAFLLSLVLIVANKVGSPQYIAWLAPPVAVALALGRPWWRRTAVALLVVAAATQWVFPWWYADVIHGLAFTTLVLAARNVALVALLVVAVAHLVRPPEPAGSTA
- a CDS encoding glycosyl hydrolase translates to MTAATADQSRPRRTRLVLVLVAVAVLAAVVLLVVRPWAGDPVAPAAGAPGGGAPAAPVAGGPEDATPPDVDAAALTGALTQAPDAKIDPVRLADGVVPQSNRWYSGLLFGDELLPVFPLPQSFALTTSGFTIGLPDPVTSAKAVVGPHVPAVTVDVGAASAQVVAADPVAVTTRLLDASGATLGDVTVAAGSPFVSFTAATDVDVTTDGFTTLTDGVATTEVDGTTWGLATSAGTLEGGTLALPAGATAGWYALPDDASDDAAAVLAAAAVDPVVGVDVTYGVDADVARTTLTYRTAGSTPSAYVLMHHHTTGTQPEREGCGLGTYRSVHGTLELCAGSTLTSYAPTLQPTGALDLEGITPERSDAIVAQLEQDVADTEAFASDTYFGGKHLYRAATLVVLGEQLGADDVVADLRVRVADSLREWAEPEGCDARPARCFVYDEAARSVIGRTPSFGSEELNDHHFHYGYLLSAAGLLGAADADLVEDLRPVMDVLAADIAAAQPSDALPQLRTFDPYAGHAWASGTSPFADGNNQESASEAVNAWNGIGLWAQVSGQDDLLTQATWLASTEAASARDYWTDPDLEDPVMDGFEHRVVALNWGGKRDYATWFSAEPSAMLGILLIPMGPISDYLAVDVDAETILAAVEEASPGGPDVMFGDYLLMYRALAGPEEATAAWEDALALPDTSVDDGSSRAYLLAWLAAHGA
- a CDS encoding cellulose synthase catalytic subunit; the encoded protein is MATTFDRLILEPRRTDDARSRPHRMRSPENEASQSPSLMLLVLLAAAGVVVYAAFLLNPANRGDWLPYALVITAETILVVHALLAMWTVLSSGWNPRGFAFHHAQERLYDLTEILRDGAEDEPWRWQMYLEDRPVTVDVFITTYGEDLETIRRTVSAALRIQGKHETWVLDDGRSDDVRDLAAELGARYVRRLSSGGAKAGNINHALSLTRGEYVVVLDADFVPLPAFLHETVPFFAGSDVAFVQTPQTYGNYDTVISRGAGYMQAVFYRYVQPGRNRFNAAFCVGTNVIYRRAALDAVGGIYTDSKSEDVWTSLMLHESGWRTVYIPTTLAIGDTPETVEAYTKQQLRWATGGFEIMLTHNPLSRKRNLTMDQRIAYVVTATHYLTGIAPLLLLLVPPLEIYFDLSPMDLTITPLTWALYYAGFYVLQILLAFYTLGSFRWEVLLLASVSFPIYVRALVNALLRREQAWHVTGRKGAYRSPFAFMLPQVLVFQFLLVTTVVALWKTQSSGIVTLALAWNATNTLILGGFIVTAWREGRRARAEQRAQRRAEQSHARAEADLAADAALLELEQVGPRRSAPTDTSTPLTGGTS
- a CDS encoding glycosyltransferase, whose product is MATTLDRLILEPRQTDDTRSRPRSTRRTEGEASQSPSLMLLVLLAAAGILVYAAFLLNPANRGDWLPYALVITAETILVAHALLAMWTVLSSGSDPRGFAFHHAQERLYDLTEILRDGAEDEPWRWQMYLDDRPVTPDVFITTYGEDLGTIRRTVSAALRIQGRHQTWVLDDGRSDDVRDLAAELGARYVRRLSSGGAKAGNINHALTLASGEYFMVLDADFVPLPGFLHETVPFFAGQDVAFVQTPQTYGNYDNVISRGAGYMQAMFYQYVQPGRNRFNAAFCVGTNVIYRRQAIDSIGGIYTDSKSEDVWTSLMLHESGWRTVYIPMTLAIGDTPETVEAYTKQQLRWATGGFEIMLTHNPLSRKRTLTMDQRIAYLVTATHYLTGIAPLLLLLVPPLDIYFDLSPMDLTTTPLTWALYYSSFYVLQILLAFYTLGSFRWEVLLLASVSFPIYVRALINAVLRREQAWHVTGKKGAYRSPFAFMLPQVLVFQFLLVTTVVALWKTQTSGVVTLALAWNATNTLILGGFIITAWREGRRARTELRVQERAEVRARKRAEGSRQRAVADLEDDAAALALAPSGRATTSSSAPAHSAPAPAAPAPAAPAHSAYSARPDREVTS
- a CDS encoding HlyD family efflux transporter periplasmic adaptor subunit produces the protein MTWSSRIRLFAGTLVVLVVAALATLHLNDSRGLATSSSAQILAQTYAVGTPYAGLVADQLADVGDDVAEGDPLFVIDSASLTYDLANGLVSDPPEFTALDEQGRLVVLASGAGRLTEVAAERGTFVPPASTLATVQREGMLHVQGEYTLTAKEYARLPDGADVTITLPNESTLAGRVEQVEVTTVDGQAQAVVRISSTELVDGADNGLVSAGTPVVAQIALTNDGLVTNVAESVRSYVDGFGE